The following coding sequences are from one Pseudomonadota bacterium window:
- the pilW gene encoding type IV pilus biogenesis/stability protein PilW, whose protein sequence is MTRINLRTVALLALSVFLSGCASSGNTVNARQQQADAAAKAAQTNTQLAVGYLEKGDTELALEKIARALVQDPQSAGAHTVAGVIYERINRFDDAEKHYRQAVKLAPENGDVLNNYGQFLCKVERYQDSIPYFERAVEQPFYQNPEVALTNAGTCLEQSGKLGDAEDRYRQALEANERYPDALYMLSRALCKRGDDFRARAFLQRLQAARGDSPESLWLCYAIETRMGDTKTASDCARQLKSYFPESSQAQRLGQGNQNDEYCG, encoded by the coding sequence ATGACTCGAATCAATTTACGGACAGTTGCGCTGCTGGCGCTTTCCGTTTTCCTGTCAGGCTGCGCGAGCTCCGGCAATACCGTTAACGCTCGTCAACAGCAGGCGGATGCTGCGGCTAAAGCGGCGCAGACCAACACGCAGCTGGCCGTCGGCTATCTCGAAAAAGGTGATACCGAGCTGGCCCTGGAAAAAATTGCGCGGGCGCTGGTCCAGGATCCCCAGTCGGCCGGCGCTCACACCGTGGCCGGCGTCATCTATGAGCGGATCAACCGGTTTGATGATGCGGAAAAGCATTATCGGCAGGCCGTTAAGCTCGCGCCCGAAAACGGGGACGTGCTCAACAATTACGGTCAGTTTCTTTGTAAGGTCGAGCGATACCAGGATTCGATTCCGTACTTCGAACGGGCCGTCGAACAACCGTTCTATCAGAACCCCGAGGTAGCACTTACTAACGCCGGCACCTGCCTGGAGCAGTCAGGGAAGCTCGGTGACGCCGAAGATCGCTACCGTCAGGCGCTGGAAGCCAACGAACGCTATCCGGACGCACTTTATATGCTGAGTCGCGCGCTTTGTAAGCGCGGCGATGACTTCAGAGCTCGGGCGTTTTTGCAGCGGCTGCAGGCAGCACGCGGCGACTCCCCCGAATCCCTTTGGCTTTGCTACGCTATCGAAACCCGTATGGGTGATACTAAGACCGCCAGCGACTGCGCCCGGCAGCTCAAATCCTATTTTCCGGAGTCGAGCCAGGCACAGCGACTGGGGCAGGGGAACCAGAATGATGAGTACTGCGGATAG
- a CDS encoding RodZ domain-containing protein, with protein sequence MMSTADSSDQQSSKLDDGAAAAAELGERLQNARNARGLSERDLARQINLTASTVSRIETGHWDQLGAPVYLRGYLDALSRLLEVDCSIAEAYFTSRERAAQEAARSEFLVSPKPSALQHSHRLLAYVAATALLAIPATWLIMGAFKGEIGAPSPATVAARTAPEASATDGVSADDAGTTTAETRIEPRLASIAPLPELLRDNAITTPTPMKPLPVLRLDFGEEAWLEVNDASGKRLAFGLMAAGSSRSFETEQGLIVRLGNADAVTAFLDDAVYALDAHRTGEIAEFSLPAN encoded by the coding sequence ATGATGAGTACTGCGGATAGTTCTGACCAGCAATCCTCAAAATTAGACGACGGGGCTGCGGCAGCAGCGGAACTGGGCGAGCGGCTGCAAAACGCCCGTAATGCTCGCGGGCTGTCGGAACGCGACCTCGCCCGGCAGATCAACCTGACGGCGTCGACGGTGTCGCGTATCGAGACCGGGCATTGGGACCAGCTCGGCGCCCCGGTGTATCTTCGCGGTTACCTCGATGCGCTTTCGCGGCTACTGGAGGTAGACTGCTCAATCGCGGAGGCCTACTTCACGTCCCGGGAGCGAGCTGCGCAGGAAGCCGCGCGGTCGGAGTTCCTGGTATCGCCCAAGCCTTCAGCGCTCCAGCACTCTCACCGTCTGCTGGCCTACGTCGCGGCGACCGCGCTCCTCGCCATACCCGCAACCTGGCTGATCATGGGCGCATTCAAGGGAGAGATCGGAGCGCCGTCACCGGCGACAGTCGCCGCCCGCACCGCGCCCGAAGCTTCGGCGACCGACGGCGTTTCTGCTGATGACGCGGGAACCACGACTGCGGAAACTCGAATCGAGCCACGGCTGGCCTCGATTGCGCCGCTGCCCGAATTGCTGCGTGATAACGCCATTACGACACCGACACCGATGAAGCCGCTGCCGGTGCTGCGTCTGGACTTTGGCGAAGAGGCCTGGCTTGAAGTGAACGACGCCAGCGGCAAGCGCCTGGCGTTTGGCCTGATGGCGGCGGGCTCCAGCCGGTCGTTTGAAACCGAACAAGGCCTGATCGTGCGGCTGGGCAATGCGGACGCCGTCACGGCTTTTCTTGACGACGCGGTTTACGCACTCGATGCACACCGCACCGGCGAAATCGCCGAATTTTCGCTGCCCGCGAACTGA